A region of Carettochelys insculpta isolate YL-2023 chromosome 9, ASM3395843v1, whole genome shotgun sequence DNA encodes the following proteins:
- the BTBD8 gene encoding BTB/POZ domain-containing protein 8 isoform X3, with the protein MLMEEFLLSTMVENQARRNFLNILRSDFLLSQCSINHVEMNVILYFIYGGILDFPDKADAGRILSIADMYGLDGLKEVAIYILKRDYCNFFQKPIPGRQQHVLECLAIAHSTAVENLYVACMKWVGKHFVKCWSERSFASLPAELQNNCLTMMIQSLTHKNAAYLLMESDRLLSSLPQVKWSETALALASRLEEECITFIVTNFPHVIESESFHTFLQAQAMSSNPDLLEEVLKAIEKNISTENSCFLIIAVDTLLSSPNIRGLGFTCKIQALRDKLWIFLVQSFYAVRHTESWKLMRPDHQEKIQAAAFDKGDDRRLGKKPVFTSSQLNRCITNSIDIRHTSWKVKGKIDYCGNSFTNQDKMKSDGLGASGNTSSTNRSTANKTSKHDDLKGKDSKKTVSKNTKDSKTGEKVSSPKARAVIKPKIESNGNVKAESMITKQDSERSSPASGQKISGSEKGVRSQEGKSSGARPKVLTGSPSVQIKTKPLKKTTGKESPCLVTGTGTFSKSTNSSTDLQNSNEQLSEPKDDKPVDDGKQHTAVKTKSALKMTNGGTTKKTNELETNITTNSATKKPTGKGYSEQSPQAILKKKGNVNGNSTAQQKTKNAPSNVPKKQDAKGDSQNSLKSGMSPKQNEEKNMIQNLPQTLPEKQPSSKKKSIKQSQMGAVKATAKIITPSKNQTHSKKGETIKSKDSKHKMVTGQPTLKTQSSTQRHSRSDSPVVQKTMHSPEHTSSGQKLEQHTAAAFAVQSHDHNKCISARQSKCEKSIIECSKGDLLVASWQPEPRKLDPLENEEYKLETKPFCRQNIPKLNISKQNKMESKQVCGDEIEIKYPVEKNKDDDDNHVTESDCYTEPCSNAYSVICKNTGQNSPASDPEERLKKCKTVCDTAQKYVEYSDNSKVQLPQATQDYREQNDTWHTEMGINYREDLLPSFSKVTNASDSEQDEVKSSKIHVKGFASADQLSEYRSATIDSDSASKCFTGSIIEKCSPKDMDNTETPESHENSETPFVDHWNLSTGELDPKESPESDTGSATTSSDDIKPRSEDYDAGGSQDDEGSNERGISKCSTMLCHDFIGRSSSDTSTPEELKIYDSSLRIEVKMKKEGSDLFRVNSTSDDEIPRKRPEVWSHQGVLRGNTRKNQHTTFSNTQFTQEADPVSSSADETEDERSEAENVAESFPPSDPPTQPFQGIVNLAFEDATENDIEHQEFSTTKNFKRSVLLSVDECEELGSDDGGEAHGPHKLTTDFPLPSDVFDSVSHEHHGRTHSRYSLETEDRFLDCKQQEKDRSERIDTSELLLLDPYSTGIKGKDNKGASVTEQNCPEKVLSVADTQCSMEEQEVNSMNEKINELQQCNKFSDNDTKSQERPCHLDLHQRDTNCDMQKNSSAKPVKPCKNQLLTQESQVRESQRAPAEHTNTDLPAGGIDDCDTLAQTCMYEHRPSKTLSPIYEMDVGESVEQRMESERDILGVDFEDQQFAERDWTLLRQLLSEQDSNIDFKNSVPEDLNLAQYLINQTLLLAQDGSKPQGISHIDTFSRWTELMSPLDDSSASITVASFSSEDCSSPQGEWTILELETHH; encoded by the exons ATGTTGATGGAAGAATTTCTTTTGTCTACAATGGTGGAAAATCAAGCCCGTAGAAACTTTCTGAATATTTTACGATCTGACTTCTTACTATCACAATGCAG CATAAACCATGTAGAAATGAATGTCATATTGTATTTTATATATGGAGGAATCCTGGACTTTCCAGACAAAGCTGATGCTGG TCGAATACTGAGCATTGCTGATATGTATGGGCTAGACGGGCTGAAAGAAGTAGCTATCTATATTCTCAAAAGAGActactgcaatttttttcaaaag CCTATTCCTGGAAGGCAGCAACATGTGCTAGAATGCTTGGCTATTGCTCATTCAACAGCAGTTGAAAACCTTTATGTTGCTTGCATGAA ATGGGTAGGAAAACATTTTGTGAAATGTTGGTCAGAGAGGAGCTTTGCCAGTTTACCCGCTGAGCTTCAGAATAACTGTCTTACTATGATGATTCAGTCTTTG ACTCACAAGAATGCAGCTTATCTTTTGATGGAAAGTGACCGGCTGCTCAGTAGTCTTCCCCAAGTGAAATGGTCTGAAACAGCTCTGGCCTTGGCATCTAGGCTTGAAGAAGAATGCATAACTTTTATTGTAACAAATTTCCCTCATGTAATAGAGAGTGAAAGTTTTCATACTTTCTTGCAG GCGCAGGCAATGAGCAGCAATCCTGATCTTCTAGAAGAAGTTTTAAAAGCAATTGAAAAAAACATTAGCACTGAAAATAGTTGCTTTCTCATTATAGCCGTGGATACTTTGTTGAGCTCCCCAAACATAAGGGGACTG GGTTTTACGTGCAAGATCCAGGCTCTGCGTGATAAGCTGTGGATCTTCCTGGTTCAGTCTTTTTATGCTGTTCGTCACACAGAAAGCTGGAAGCTGATGAGGCCAGATCATCAAGAGAAAATACAAGCAG CTGCTTTTGACAAAGGGGATGATCGAAGACTTGGCAAAAAACCTGTATTCACTAGTTCTCAG CTAAACAGGTGCATTACCAACTCTATTGATATAAGGCATACTTCCTGGAAAGTAAAAGGCAAAATAGATTATTGTGGCAATTCCTTCACTAATCAGGATAAAATGAAATCTGATGGATTAGGAGCATCTGGAAATACATCAAGTACCAACAGAAGCACTGCTAATAAAACTTCAAAACATGATGACTTAAAGGGAAAAGATAGTAAGAAAACAGTTTCCAAGAAtacaaaagattcaaaaactgGGGAAAAAGTTTCTTCACCAAAGGCTAGAGCTGTCATAAAGCCAAAAATAGAAAGTAATGGAAATGTGAAGGCTGAAAGCATGATTACTAAGCAAGATTCAGAAAGGTCATCACCTGCTAGTGGACAAAAAATTTCAGGAAGTGAAAAAGGAGTAAGAAGTCAGGAAGGAAAAAGTTCGGGTGCCAGACCTAAAGTACTTACTGGAAGCCCAAGCGTGCAAATCAAAACAAAGCCACTGAAGAAAACTACAGGGAAAGAATCACCCTGTCTGGTAACAGGGACAGGAACTTTCAGCAAGTCAACAAACTCAAGTACAGATTTACAGAATTCCAATGAACAACTGAGTGAACCCAAAGATGATAAACCAGTAGATGATGGAAAACAACATACTG CAGTGAAAACAAAGTCTGCTCTGAAGATGACCAATGGAGGCACCACCAAAAAAACTAATGAACTGGAGACTAACATTACAACGAATAG TGCGACTAAGAAACCCACTGGAAAAGGATACAGTGAACAAAGTCCACAGGCTATTTTGAAGAAAAAGGGAAATGTGAATGGCAATTCTACAGCTCAGCAGAAGACAAAGAATGCACCATCTAATGTTCCTAAAAAACAAG ATGCAAAAGGAGATTCACAAAATTCATTAAAATCTGGAATGTCTCcgaaacaaaatgaagaaaaaaacatgATTCAAAATTTGCCTCAGACACTTCCAGAAAAACAACCATCATCTAAGAAAAAGAGCATTAAACAATCACAAATGGGTGCAGTTAAAGCCACTGCAAAAATAATAACACCATCCAAAAATCAGACCCATTCAAAGAAAGGTGAGACTATAAAGAGTAAAGACTCAAAACACAAAATGGTTACTGGCCAGCCTACATTAAAAACACAGTCTTCAACACAAAGACATTCAAGAAGTGACTCTCCTGTTGTCCAGAAGACCATGCATAGTCCTGAACACACAAGTTCAGGACAGAAACTTGAACAAcatactgctgctgcttttgcagtTCAGTCACATGACCATAACAAATGCATCTCTGCAAGGCAAAGCAAATGTGAAAAGTCTATCATAGAGTGTAGCAAAGGAGACCTACTTGTGGCATCATGGCAACCTGAGCCAAGAAAATTGGATCCTCTAGAAAATGAGGAATACAAATTAGAAACCAAaccattttgtagacaaaatattCCTAAGCTGAATatttcaaagcaaaataaaatggaaTCAAAACAGGTTTGTGGAGATGAAATTGAAATTAAATATCCAGTAGAGAAAAAcaaagatgatgatgataatcATGTAACAGAATCTGATTGTTACACAGAGCCTTGTAGTAATGCATACTCAGTCATTTGCAAGAATACTGGCCAAAACTCCCCTGCTTCAGATCCAGAAGAGAGATTGAAAAAGTGCAAAACTGTTTGTGATACAGCTCAGAAGTATGTGGAATATTCAGACAACAGCAAGGTACAGTTACCACAAGCAACACAAGACTATAGAGAACAAAATGACACCTGGCACACTGAAATGGGCATTAATTACAGAGAAGATCTCTTACCCAGCTTTTCTAAGGTAACAAATGCCTCTGATTCAGAACAAGATGAGGTAAAATCCTCTAAGATTCATGTCAAAGGATTTGCAAGTGCCGATCAACTGTCTGAATACAGGTCTGCTACAATAGACTCAGATTCTGCTTCAAAATGTTTCACAGGATCAATTATAGAAAAATGTTCTCCTAAAGATATGGATAATACAGAAACACCAGAAAGCCACGAAAATTCAGAAACTCCCTTTGTGGATCATTGGAATTTGAGTACAGGTGAGTTGGATCCAAAAGAAAGTCCTGAATCTGATACTGGCAGTGCAACAACATCTTCTGATGACATCAAACCAAGATCAGAAGACTATGATGCTGGAGGCTCTCAGGATGATGAAGGATCAAATGAGAGAGGGATTTCTAAATGTAGCACTATGTTGTGCCATGATTTTATTGGCAGAAGCAGCAGTGACACAAGCACACCCGAAGAATTAAAAATCTATGACAGTAGTCTAAGAATAGaagtgaaaatgaaaaaagaaggTTCTGATCTTTTCCGTGTTAATTCAACAAGTGATGATGAAATACCAAGGAAAAGACCTGAAGTGTGGTCACATCAAGGTGTATTAAGGGGCAATACTAGAAAAAATCAACACACTACTTTCAGTAATACACAATTTACTCAGGAAGCTGATCCAGTTTCCTCTTCTGCAGATGAAACAGAAGATGAACGATCTGAAGCAGAAAATGTAGCAGAAAGCTTTCCTCCATCAGACCCTCCTACTCAGCCATTCCAAGGAATAGTTAATTTAGCTTTTGAAGATGCAACAGAGAATGATATTGAGCATCAAGAGTTTTCTACAACTAAAAATTTTAAGCGATCTGTTTTACTTTCAGTAGATGAATGTGAAGAGTTGGGATCTGATGATGGAGGGGAGGCTCACGGTCCCCATAAGCTTACCACAGATTTCCCTCTTCCTTCTGATGTTTTTGATAGTGTATCTCATGAGCATCATGGAAGGACACATTCAAGGTATTCATTGGAAACTGAAGACAGATTCCTGGACTGCAAACAACAAGAAAAAGACAGAAGTGAGAGAATAGATACAAGTGAGCTCTTGCTTCTAGATCCCTATAGCACAGGAATCAAAGGAAAAGATAATAAGGGTGCTTCAGTCACAGAACAAAATTGCCCAGAGAAAGTACTCTCAGTGGCAGATACACAATGCTCAATGGAAGAGCAAGAGGTAAATAGTATGAATGAAAAGATTAATGAACTTCAGCAGTGCAATAAATTTTCAGACAATGACACAAAGTCTCAAGAAAGACCATGTCATTTGGACCTTCATCAAAGAGATACTAATTGTGACATGCAAAAGAACAGCTCTGCAAAACCTGTAAAACCCTGTAAGAATCAGTTACTGACTCAGGAAAGTCAAGTCAGAGAGAGTCAACGAGCACCTGCTGAACACACTAATACTGATTTACCTGCAG GAGGCATAGATGATTGTGACACATTGGCACAAACCTGCATGTATGAGCATCGGCCTTCAAAAACCCTTTCTCCAATTTATGAGATGGATGTTGGAGAATCTGTTGAACAGAGGATGGAATCAGAAAGGGATATTCTAGGTGTGGATTTTGAAGATCAGCAATTTGCAGAACGGGACTGGACTCTTCTCAGGCAATTGTTATCTGAGCAGGACTCAAACATAGATTTCAAAAACTCCGTTCCTGAAGACCTTAACTTAGCACAGTATCTCATTAACCAGACACTACTTCTGGCACAAGATGGTTCAAAGCCTCAGGGTATATCACACATTGATACTTTCAGTAGATGGACTGAACTAATGTCGCCACTTGATGATTCTTCAGCAAGCATCACAGTGGCAAGCTTTTCCTCCGAAGATTGTTCTTCCCCTCAAGGGGAATGGACAATTCTTGAACTGGAAACCCATCATTAA